One Pempheris klunzingeri isolate RE-2024b chromosome 22, fPemKlu1.hap1, whole genome shotgun sequence DNA segment encodes these proteins:
- the kmt2e gene encoding inactive histone-lysine N-methyltransferase 2E: protein MSIVIPVGVDTADASYLDMAAGSEPESVEASPVVVEKSSYPHQIYSSSSHHSHSYIGLPYADHNYGARPPPTPPASPPPSMLIRQGEGGLFVPGGQDEASRGTTLSTSEDGSYGADITRCICGFTHDDGYMICCDKCSAWQHIDCMGIDRQNIPETYLCERCQPRHLDRERAILLQTRKRECLSDGDTSATESGDEVPLELYSTFQHTPTTITLTTGRLGNKQADKKRKKSGDKEPPASSARAKKAFREGSRKSSRVKGAAPEQEPTEHPSLWENKIKTWMERYEEASSNQYSEDVQVLLRVKEQGDGKSLAYNTHPASFKPPVESQVQKNKKILKAVRDLAPDSLIIEYRGKFMLRQQFEANGYFFKRPYPFVLFYSKFDGLEMCVDARSFGNEARFIRRSCTPNSEVRHVVEDGMLHLYIYSLRPITKGTEITIGFDFDYGSCKYKVDCACVKGNQECPVLKHNLEPTENLGSGGRRRGSRKDKETVRDDQGQNQNMGLDGEGKSKSVGDGKQRKLSPLRLSISNNQDPELYEDLEDKTSVSNEVEMESEEQIAERRRKMANPAEQSHLPVGAASSWKGLKHKETREERKMEAILQAFARMEKREKRREQALERIGSVKTEVGGRSDIKEEPPATPETADSPAVMQPLLEVKEEPGLKPAKVKGSRNRKSFSRNRTHIGQQRRRARTISTCSDLPPGSPIESLEPLPSEAPEGEMPTAPEPEAIPSQAPDTSPPHSSSPAPDRTRTGSKNFKTKKHFVSEWVGEKQQDRGAVRTPEPAPERPLRISSDPEVLATQLNALPGMACSPQVYSTPKHYVRFSSPFLANRSPTTPGVPTGRRRSRELPETPPTTGSCKKRWLKQALEEEGSTSPARRPSLLMPCEGPLSPSINGDSDSPLPYNGTCSLPELPTPLKKRRLSPLDACMSESSTPYGSPCATPTRADQSDTPSTPILLATPPRPRTEEPSTEPPPSTPIQTLNAPQESDSSVENSPEVSRKPSVQEADRPPSLVSSPGVRAPSSDGLPAEAKVSVPESPQPPAAESVDCGEDRADGGVVEGCSEAPSSAETCASSFTGWIKSPDRGLTGPAGLNFSPVNSNLRDLTPSHTLEPLAAPFRPEAAAGAAAGSTAGPVSLVASQAPFSEGQGPLFYPCSEEGGSLGFSRSLNGDGAGDGGSAQNPPQKKKVSLLEYRKRQREARRSGSKTECSSPVSIVPPLSVDAFPVALETTSEPPLPPAPIALCNATTVKELQTSEELETPGEKGEKEGGEGQWTSSTSVEQARERSYHRALLLSKDKDTDGETEGGDTPALRDCPSPSLQKTPTHMPCSPGPLTQPPTRPQKEEDGDSQPRTPNSTSQPPSKPAGPKPAPLTPTKLHPTPLPSSPVHYPGPSLLHSPKPQPQGSPYRSQRALFSAQPQNQPQPQAQTGPAPFPQYNSQSAPPPPPPPPPAPPASTAYFPSQSPSPAGPFPGFKPAVTPPYPPGSQPLMQTLPHSVHYQSSAAPPPPPPPPPHTMPGPTLLHVNLQPPPIQQHQLMLNTAPPPPPPPQGQSSQQQQPPTGSTLLSLTPPPPPPPPPPAPSTNAPMQPHHFQNLGGFQPALLHPGATANPSVPPSTYPPPLQQTGLPPPPPPPPQQTQQGQAQAAASQMPSGTRGAPASSAPFHSSGYLSTGWH, encoded by the exons ATGAGCATAGTCATCCCAGTAGGGGTGGACACAGCAGACGCCTCATACCTGGACATGGCTGCGGGCTCAGA ACCAGAGTCGGTGGAGGCCAGCCCTGTGGTGGTGGAAAAGTCCAGCTACCCACACCAGATCTACAGCAGCAGTTCTCACCATTCCCACAGTTATATTGGCCTGCCTTACgct GACCATAACTATGGGGCGCGGCCCCCACCTACGCCACCggcctcccctcccccctccatgCTGATCCGACAAGGAGAGGGGGGGCTGTTTGTTCCAGGGGGCCAGGACGAAGCGTCCAGGGGCACCACGCTCAGCACCTCAGAGGATGGCAGCTACGGGGCTGACATCACCCGCTGCATCTGTGGCTTCACCCACGATGACGGCTACATGATCTGTTGTGACAAGTGCAG tgccTGGCAGCATATAGACTGCATGGGCATCGACAGGCAGAACATTCCTGAGACCTACCTGTGTGAACGCTGCCAACCACGACACCTGGATAGAGAGAGAGCCATCCTGCTGCAGACCCGGAAACGAGAATGTTTGTCTG ATGGGGACACCAGTGCTACAGAGAGTGGAGATGAGGTGCCACTAGAGCTCTACTCTACCTTCCAACACACGCCTACCACCATCACCCTGACCACTGGGCGCCTTGGCAATAAGCAGGCTGATAAAAAACGCAAAAAGAGTGGTGATAAAGAGCCTCCAGCATCCTCTGCCCGAGCTAAGAAG GCTTTCCGAGAGGGTTCCAGAAAATCCTCTAGAGTTAAG ggtGCAGCTCCAGAGCAAGAGCCAACAGAGCACCCGTCTCTGTGGGAGAACAAGATCAAGACGTGGATGGAGCGTTACGAGGAGGCCAGCAGCAATCAGTACAGTGAGGACGTCCAGGTCCTGTTGCGTGTGAAAGAGCAAGGCGACGGCAAGAGCCTGGCGTACAACACGCACCCTGCCTCTTTCAAACCCCCCGTGGAG aGTCAAGTTCAGAAGAACAAGAAGATCCTCAAGGCGGTGCGAGACTTGGCCCCAGACTCCCTCATCATTGAGTACAGGGGAAAGTTCATGCTTCGACAGCAGTTTGAGGCCAATGGATACTTCTTCAAGAG GCCATAcccatttgtgttattttattctaaatttgACGGACTGGAGATGTGTGTGGACGCACGCAGCTTCGGCAATGAAGCACGCTTCATCCGTCGCTCCTGCACCCCTAATTCTGAA GTGCGGCACGTCGTTGAGGATGGCATGCTTCATTTATACATCTACTCGTTAAGGCCTATCACCAAGGGCACAGAGATCACCATTGGTTTTGATTTTGACTATGGCAGCTG TAAATACAAGGTGGACTGTGCCTGTGTGAAGGGGAACCAGGAGTGCCCGGTGCTAAAGCACAACCTAGAGCCCACAGAGAACCTGGGCTCTGGAGGCAGACGGCGAGGTAGTCGCAAGGACAAGGAGACGGTCCGGGATGATCAGGGCCAGAACCAGAACATGGGTTTGGACGGCGAGGGGAAGAGCAAGAGTGTAGGCGACGGCAAGCAGAGGAAACTCTCTCCTCTCCGCCTCTCTATCTCAAACAACCAG GATCCTGAGTTATATGAGGATCTAGAAGACAAAACCTCCGTTAGCAATGAAGTAGAGATGGAGTCAGAGGAGCAGattgcagagaggaggaggaagatg GCCAACCCAGCGGAGCAGTCCCATCTCCCTGTGGGGGCAGCTTCCAGCTGGAAGGGACTGAAACACAAGGAG ACACGAGAGGAAAGGAAGATGGAGGCCATTCTACAAGCCTTCGCTCGAatggagaagagggagaaacgCAGGGAGCAGGCGTTGGAAAGAATCGGTAGCGTCAAGACAGAGGTCGGGGGCCGCAGTGACATCAAGGAGGAGCCTCCAGCCACGCCAGAGACGGCAGATTCTCCGGCTGTCATGCAG CCACTTCTGGAGGTGAAAGAGGAGCCAGGATTAAAGCCGGCCAAGGTCAAAGGCTCGAGGAACAGGAAAAGTTTCTCAAGGAACCGCACGCACATTGGCCAACAGCGCCGGCGAGCTCGCACCATCAGCACCTGTTCTGACTTGCCACCTGGCTCTCCAATTGAGTCTCTGGAGCCTCTTCCCAGTGAAGCCCCTGAGGGAGAGATGCCCACTGCACCAGAGCCTGAGGCTATCCCTTCCCAAGCACCAGACACCAGCcctccacacagcagctcaccTGCACCTGACAGAACCCGCACTGGGAGCAAGAACTTCAAAACTAAAAAG CACTTTGTGAGTGAGTGGGTGGGGGAGAAGCAGCAGGACCGTGGTGCAGTACGAACCCCAGAGCCGGCCCCAGAGAGGCCGCTGAGAATAAGCAGTGATCCTGAGGTACTCGCCACACAGCTAAACGCTCTACCAGGGATGGCCTGCTCTCCACAGGTCTACAGCACGCCCAAACACTACGTCCGCTTCTCGTCCCCATTCCTGGCCAACCGCAGCCCCACCACTCCTGGAGTCCCCACTGGGAGACGGCGTTCCAGGGAGCTGCCAGAAACGCCTCCAACCACTGGCTCCTGCAAGAAG CGATGGTTGAAGCAGGCTCTAGAGGAGGAAGGCTCCACCAGCCCAGCCAGACGACCGAGCCTCCTCATGCCCTGTGAGGGTCCTCTCAGCCCCTCCATTAATGGAGACTCTGACAGCCCTCTACCCTACAATGGCACCTGCTCACTACCAG AGTTGCCCACACCTTTGAAAAAGCGACGGTTGAGTCCGTTAGATGCCTGTATGTCCGAGAGCTCGACACCCTACGGCTCCCCTTGTGCCACTCCCACCAGGGCAGACCAATCGGACACACCCTCAACCCCCATCTTACTGGCTACCCCACCGCGACCTCGAACAGAGGAGCCAAGTACAGAGCCCCCACCCAGCACCCCAATACAGACACTTAATGCCCCTCAGGAG AGTGACTCTTCAGTAGAGAACTCCCCAGAGGTCAGCCGGAAACCCAGTGTACAAGAG GCCGATCGTCCTCCTTCGTTGGTCTCCTCTCCCGGCGTCAGGGCTCCCAGTTCAGACGGGCTCCCTGCAGAAGCCAAGGTGTCGGTTCCTGAGAGTCCACAGCCTCCAGCTGCTGAGTCTGTGGACTGTGGCGAGGACAGAGCTGATGGTGGGGTTGTAGAAGGCTGCAGTGAGGCTCCCTCATCTGCAGAAACATGTGCTTCCTCTTTTACTGGCTGGATTAAAAGCCCAGACAGAGGCCTGACTGGACCAGCTGGCCTGAATTTCTCTCCAGTCAACTCAAACCTAAGGGACCTCACCCCCTCGCACACCCTGGAGCCTCTGGCAGCTCCCTTCAGGCCTGAAGCTGCAGCTGGGGCTGCAGCAGGGTCCACAGCAGGGCCAGTGTCATTGGTTGCCTCTCAGGCCCCCTTCAGTGAGGGCCAGGGGCCGCTCTTTTACCCCTGCTCCGAGGAGGGAGGCTCACTCGGCTTCTCACGCTCACTGAACGGGGATGGTGCTGGTGACGGAGGGTCAGCGCAGAACCCCCCACAGAAGAAAAAG GTTTCCCTACTAGAATACAGGAAACGTCAGCGTGAAGCTCGTCGCAGTGGCTCCAAGACCGAGTGCAGCTCTCCTGTCTCCATCGTGCCACCTTTGTCAGTGGACGCCTTTCCCGTTGCGCTAGAGACCACCAGTGAgccccctctcccccctgctCCCATAGCTCTCTGCAACGCCACCACTGTAAAAGAGCTCCAGACAAGTGAGGAGCTAGAGACACCcggagagaaaggggagaaggaaggaggagaaggacagTG GACGTCGTCCACTTCTGTAGAGCAGGCCCGAGAACGCAGCTACCACAGAGCTCTGCTGCtcagcaaagacaaagacacag aTGGTGAGACAGAAGGTGGTGACACACCTGCATTGAGAGACTGCCCATCTCCAAGTCTTCAGAAGACCCCAACCCACATG CCCTGCTCTCCTGGTCCTCTCACTCAGCCTCCCACTCGCCCACAAAAGGAGGAGGATGGCGACAGTCAGCCTCGAACGCCAAATTCAACCAGTCAGCCACCGAGCAAGCCTGCAGGACCCAAGCCGGCTCCTCTGACCCCCACAAAGCTGCATCCCACCCCGTTACCCTCCTCTCCCGTCCACTACCCCGGACCCTCCCTCCTGCACTCTCCCAAGCCTCAGCCTCAGGGCTCTCCCTACCGCAGCCAGAGGGCGCTGTTCTCTGCTCAGCCTCAGAACCAACCCCAGCCCCAGGCTCAGACTGGTCCAGCTCCTTTCCCCCAGTATAATTCACAGAGTGctcccccaccacctccccctcctcccccggcACCGCCAGCCTCCACAGCATACTTTCCCAGCCAGAGCCCCTCACCTGCTGGACCTTTCCCTGGGTTTAAACCTGCCGTCACACCCCCGTACCCTCCTGGTTCTCAGCCGCTGATGCAGACTCTTCCCCACAGCGTGCACTATCAGAGCTCAGCTGCTCCaccgccgccgcctcctccacccccacacACGATGCCCGGCCCCACCCTGCTGCACGTCAACCTGCAGCCTCCTCCCatccagcagcaccagctcATGTTGAACACTgcccctcctccgcctcctcccccGCAGGGCCAGtcctcccagcagcagcagcctcccaCTGGCAGCACCTTGCTGTCActcacccctcctccacctcctccgccACCTCCCCCTGCCCCTTCGACCAACGCCCCAATGCAGCCCCACCACTTTCAGAACTTAGGGGGTTTTCAGCCGGCGTTGCTGCACCCAGGCGCCACCGCCAACCCTTCAGTGCCCCCATCTACGTACCCCCCACCCCTTCAGCAGACTGGActgcctccacctccccctcctcctccccaacAGACTCAACAAGGTCAGGCCCAGGCTGCTGCCTCCCAGATGCCTTCTGGGACTCGTGGAGCTCCTGCGTCCTCGGCCCCCTTCCACAGCTCGGGGTACCTGAGCACAGGGTGGCACTGA